One genomic region from Streptomyces sp. NBC_00582 encodes:
- a CDS encoding response regulator → MNSRPVRAPTAGRCGTDCGCPSPRRAGHGRGRRDDVSILLADDQALARMAFRTLLHTMPGITVVTEAADGRQAVEAARRTRPDVVLMDVRATTLTRSGPAGPLRTRWTAPSASPAHPTSGTVSAVTTTGGRLCGRPASRAADPARRGARTGGAQDRGTVGRPDA, encoded by the coding sequence GTGAATTCCAGGCCGGTCCGGGCGCCGACGGCTGGTCGGTGCGGGACCGACTGCGGCTGTCCGAGCCCGAGGCGGGCCGGACACGGGCGGGGGCGCCGCGATGACGTCTCGATACTGCTCGCCGATGACCAGGCGCTGGCGCGGATGGCGTTCCGCACCCTGCTGCACACCATGCCCGGCATCACCGTCGTCACCGAGGCCGCCGACGGACGGCAGGCCGTGGAAGCGGCGCGGCGCACCCGGCCGGACGTCGTCCTCATGGACGTACGGGCCACGACCTTGACCCGCAGCGGCCCGGCCGGCCCGCTGCGAACCAGGTGGACGGCGCCGAGTGCGAGCCCCGCTCACCCGACGTCCGGGACCGTGAGCGCGGTGACGACGACCGGCGGCCGGCTGTGCGGCAGACCGGCGAGCAGGGCGGCCGATCCCGCCCGCCGCGGAGCCCGCACAGGCGGCGCACAAGACCGCGGCACAGTCGGCCGTCCCGACGCCTGA